The genome window TATGCTTCATCAAGATGTCGAATATTTCTTGCAGATGCTTAAGATGGTCACATGCATTCAaatacttaacgagcatatcgtctatataaacctCCATAgtttttcttatttgttttcaaacatcttatttacgagccattgataagtggctccggcgtttttcAACACGAAGGGCATTATATTGTAGCAATATGTAGCGAAAAATTTATAAACGAAGTTTTTTTCTGATCTTcggggttcatcttgatttggttgtacccggaataagcatcgaggaaactcatcaactcatgcctggccgtggcatcaatcatttgatcgatatttggcagtggaaacgaatctttcgggcacgccttattaagatctttatagtctaaacacatacaaaatttattgttGTTCTTAGGAACTACTATTGCATTGGCTAGctagtctggatatcttacctctttgaccgaaccgattttaagcaagcggattgcctcttctttgacgaatttattcttgGCCTCGGCAATAGGGCGCTTTATCTGTCGTACTAgtggtacgttgggatccaaaaTTAGCTTGTGCACGACTATTTCCGTctggatacctgtcatatccttgtgcgaccatgcaaaacaatcagcgttaattttaaggaattcaataaaactaGACCTGAGCTCAGGGTGCAGTTCTGTCCCCAAGTGAAATTTACTTTCTAAGAATTTTTCGAACAATgtcacttgctctagttcctcttcCGTGGATTTTGTTGCGTCCGTCTTtccggaacttggaaatatctcggcacctaaTATTGTTCTGACGACTCTGCCCCTGGAATAACCTCTTCTAACTCGGGAGTAGGCgttggttcctgtaattgctatgtcatgcgctccttccctttgctactggaaactaatattgcattcatctccctcgcTGCCGGTTGGTCACCTTTTATCTCTTTGATTTCTTCGAgtgttggaaacttcagcaattggtgatacATCGAAGGTACAACTTTCATTTCGTGTAACCATGACCTTCCtaagatgatgttgtatcccatatcaccatccactacttcgaagagagttgttttcattactcatttagcgttcgtgagcagcaagatctctccccgggtcgtcatgttcgcaaggttgaatccagcgaggagttttgttgctggaataatgcttccggtgagtctAGCTTGTTCTAATACTCtctattgtatgatattagccgaacttcctagATACACTAGAACACGCTTAGTGTTAAAAGCTAACACATTTAAGGAGATTACTAGTGCGTCGttgtgtggtaacaacaatcCGTCTGCATCTTCCttcgtgaaagtgatatcgtcctcTTGGAGTTTTTTGTTGTAAGTTATCGTTACTTTAGTCTTCTTTGCCGCCGAAAAAGTGACCACATTAATCTCGTTTCCCCaaaagatcatgttgatcataTGGCGTAGGGTTTCTTTTACTGCTTCCGAGGATTCCGTGTTGTCTCTATTGCGACCGTAATTAttcttagctcgatcactcaagaattctcgacgATTACCATTCTTCAATAGCGTTGCCACTTCCTCCCAAATATGTCGGCATTCCCCTGTCCGTTGACCGTTCGTctcgtggtattcacaccataaattggaATCCATCTGGCTGGAATCGGACCACATAGGTCTCGGGAATTGTGCTTCTTTATTATTCCTCATGACTGATACTAGTTCCACTACACAGACgttaaagttatattctgataacctggGGTAAGAAAGATCTCGAGACCCCGACATTTCTTTATCttgaagtgatctattgtttcATCCACGATCAGTCCCTCTGTCAacggtgaacttgtttgctgctcGAAAATTTCTACCAGGGCCTTCGGTACGCTCGTAGGGAAAAAATCGGCCCCTCGAAGTCCGCCTATCTGtgtcgtagtcatcctttgatttttctctcttcttctcccgtcctttggccaATGATGTCgaaccgacctggtcatcttcgatccttatctttaaATCATACTGGTTGTGAACATCTCCCcaggttgttgcttgaaactcaagcaggctctccttcagcttacgggaagcgtctgaacttgtcgaattcaatcctttggtgaatgcttcaactACCCATTCACCCGGGAcggccgggagcaacattctttctttctggaattggGTAACAAACTCTCATAATAATTCAGATTCTCCTTGTgcgattctgaatatgtcggccttccgggTTTTCACCTTTCTAGCCTCGGCATAagctttaatgaaagaatccgcgagcatctcaaaggaatctatggaatgctcgggcagtAATGAATACCAAGTTAGGGCTCCACTCGTGAGAGTTtcgccaaatttctttagcaacacaaattcaatttcgtgaggaactagatcatttcctttcaccgccgttgtgtaggtggtaatatgttccCGTGGGTCTGaggttccatcatactttggaacttcaggcattttaaaaTACTTCGGGATTAATTCTGGTGCCGTACTTGGCTTGTATggtaattgaacatacttcttcgagttcgggcctttcaatactggtggtgcgcccgaGATTTGATCTATGCGagcgtttacttccctcatgaaccgtaaaagcTCATCTTTGAATGAATCGTTCTCGTTGTTAAGACCTGATCTGCTCCCCCCAGCCCTGTCGGAGCCAATTTCATCCCtgagagtgttgttgtcgactctctgcgttgtttggtctgcgggaacaacaggaggaattggatctcgtctgTTTGGATTATTCAAGGCCCCCGATAGTGTCTGCTTCAATTATGTCATAACTTGATCCTGCCgcatgagatggcctagaatgattgcatgttgctcttgcagaACCCTCACAACATCCGCTACATGCTCTTTATCAACATCATCGGGAGTAGTCTCCCGAACCCGTCGAGGGTACCGTCTGTCATGCACCGGCGTGGCGTCATTCCCCTCATtacgggtgtcactgattgagttctcgaaatgaggatgatcccctcgaatttcaaGGTTGTGTGCGTCGTTAACAGTATTATCTgccatttttgtgattttttctaagacaaaataatcaaaacacgttagtaaaaaaaggtaaggatcaatttaattgcacgactgtctaggccccacggtgggcgctaaactgtttacccctAAAACAGTACAaatgaatttatacgtagtttctagacaaatgaactaatttgatcctgaaataatacaataatcgaagaaatatacaatacttagccttagaatgtaggtGAAATAGCAAAGATGGTGATTCCATGAACACGATTTCCGGACaaagcaatgatgagatcaaaaagcaagaaagtaaaattataTGAAGCTTTGTATAAAATATACTATGTGTTTTTCTAGAAAATTCCTCCCCCTTTTACAATGGTCACtcaactcactatttatagctatgtatagggaaaaaggtcctaggatcgtgccctcctttaatatcaattatgagggtcattgattaagatataacggtgaacataaatgccaaattctctgtaacggaccgtcgTTCTTAATGCTGTAGTacattccttagtaaatgctgtcgggcgcagagcatttaatacatctttatgaaaattatcctttccggtgacaagcaGAGTGACTGTGTTCGGTCCTTAGTCATCccatcttggattccacgtgttctccttttagtcagccacgtgtcatatcatattttaccctatacaataaTACTTAAGTAACTCTGAGCCGGACTTTAGTTTGTACTCTTTAatagagtaaataataaataacttATTATACCACGTTAAACTATATATATTAGTAGTGTAAAAAGTTTATTACTACACTATCACTACATCTAACTTAGGTCCTTGTGTGTTCCAATGATGGCGATAGTCATATTCGGATGAGAGTAACGTTGAAATTTAAACTTATGCAAAACTTTAAACATGCCAAAAGAATAAAATATTTCAGCTGTCTATGTAAAGGTGAGTGCCTAAGTGGACTCAACTGCCTCAGTCGCACAACATATATGCTGTAAAATTTGGTACAAACATAGTGGTTTGCGAGACTAGACTTGCCAAATGTGTACGTTTTGTCAAAAAGGAGCGTCAATGATTGCAGAACTTATGCACGCATAATTTTGCACAATGATCCTAACTTGATGcacacatataatatacacgCATATGAGCAACATTCTTCTCCAATAGATCATACTCTTAATTTCACTTGATTGGAGTTTCTGCCTTCCACCGAATATAAAAAACCTAAGAGCTCGGCCTAATCTGCTAAGAGAGGGCTTTCCTCTTGTCTCTCAAATTATAGGCATATATTTGTTGCAGTTTTATTTTctaattatttctttaattaacaAAATAATTATTGAAACTGATTTTATAACTAACCAGTtacatataaaaataataaaattgataaTAAACCGTTGAGGTGATAGCGTAATATATGTGAGTTCACCTTTTAAATTATGAGAGAGTTAGAAACATTTTACAACGGTGGATTCTGATTATTCTTTGCTCCACTACCCAGTGAGCCACTGACCGGGCATCTTGGCCTGTATTTGCACGCTTACAGCAATAGGTATATAACAGCTTTACTTTGATAGATAGACATCACTTTTGTCATATAAAATGGTCCAAAATCTGATCTCTAACACTACGGAGTTATCGTACTGGGTCCGACTCAGATGAGACAGGACCATGTGCGCCAAGACTTATCGTGACATGCATTTGTAAATTCTAATTATAGGTTTGGTTTAAGTCATGACTTCTGTTTTCCAAATTTAACTATTTCCTGACATCAAAATTTAGCAGAATCTGTACCAAACTGGTTGGACATTTGAATAACGTGAACATGGAAGTCAAATCACTAGCTGTAAAATAACTACACGCGTGATTTAAGAACTCAATAATTTGCAATACATATACCGGAAGGCGAATATCTACCGGAAATAATTTCTCTGCTTTTATCAGGcagggggtaaggtctgcgtacacatcaCCCTTCTCAAACCCTACTTGTGTGATTTACACAAAGTtttgtttacccataaaacgagcgtggtttatagacaagagaatcgatttgatcccaaaaataaataaataaaataaaatacaagatTTAGCGTTGAAATTGAGATAAAATAGCAGACAACTTGGTTCCGAGAGCAAGGCTTCCGAAGGCAGCAATAGGAATATCGTTAGataaaaaataaagtattatttagcttggAATAATGCGTAGCATCAATTTGTCAGAATTTTCGTGTCTTACAATGgctgttgaagtcactatttatagctatacctagggaataaggtcctatgatcaagctcctcttaaatgacaataattgGGGCCATTGATGAGTATGTAACGGCAggctatgaatgccaaaattctctgtaacggatgcgtatttaatactgaggaatattcttcattgaatgtcatctGGTGGCAAATATTCGTTTGCCCTTGTTGATAATGTTCCCTTCGGGGTTTACTCGGTCTTGGCTTCCACTTGCTTCGTCTTCCATCTATCCCCGGTTCCATGTGTCACTTTGCCATTCGAGTATTTAATGTGAACCGATTTTACTCTATACAGATAGTCTATTGCTTTCCGGTGGTACATCTTTGTGTCGCcaggaagttggtgaagattccttTATTGGCGGAAAATTTTCTAAATccttctgaaaagtttctgacgctTGATAAGACGCACATCTCTTTatatttaataccccgaacatgTGTTGCTCCATGATTTAGCAATATTTTCgccggttctcgaggtaatcatggctacgattttagccgcctattcctttacttatacgccttattcttcttctttttcacttAACAGTTTTACAAATTCTCTCAACTTATTTGCAATCAGCTCTTTGCTGCTTTCATCTCTCTTTAATCTTCTTCAAAGAACTCTCATCATGTTATGTCGATCATGGCTTCTTTTACTAACCCTTCCAAGAACTCCCGGTGATCTCTTCGGTGAGGGCTCGAAGAAGAGCAAAGACAACGAAATCGATGTTTATGTTGACCCTCCTACGATGAGCACTATTATTCCTAAACAACTCAACACAACCAAGGACTTCGAAAATAAATTCCCTTCTTCAAGTTCTCGCACTTGGGCTATTGGAAAATACCCCTCTTCTATCAGCCCTTTCAtcattcctgttgtgaaggaagactgtgaTTGCCATGACCGGAACATCATTGCTCCCGAACTGGTAGAGTGAGTAACCTTCACTAAGAAGTGTTTCATGTATATTTACATGTACccatttactttgggtgcgttttctttgagcggggGTCTTGACCCTGTGATTTTGGAGTTGTGCCAGCGATAGCAAGTTTTTTTGGCACATGTGGGTCCTTCGGTGTGGCGAACGGTGGCATGTCTTCTGTGGCTGTGCCAGGAAACGAAAGAAGACCTCACCCTGACTCATATTATGAACCTTTACTCCCCCAAGATTTTTCGTGGAGGAGTAATAAATTTCAACAAACGCGACCACCATGCCTTGCTTACCAGCATTGATGACGACAACGACTGTGGGTGGATGGAGAGGTTTGTCGTTATTGCCACTAAGGATATTATCCTGGCCACAACTCCATCCTTCCCCGAGTCCGGGACTCGTACACGTAAGTTCAAAATCTATCTCTTTTTCTGAAAAAAGGTTGCTTCATGTCGTTGTTGATCCTTTTCTTTTCATAATTTCAGCAACTTAGTGGACACCACAGGAGTTGAAGGCTTGGATCGGTGGGTTCAGATGATTCTGGACAACGCCATGCATGAGACCCACCGGTGGAAAGAGTTGGCCCCCAAATACGGATGGagggccaaaaatcatggtaagttgagTTGCAAAACCGATTCTGCCTTCGTTTCATC of Nicotiana tomentosiformis chromosome 7, ASM39032v3, whole genome shotgun sequence contains these proteins:
- the LOC138895373 gene encoding uncharacterized protein gives rise to the protein MDSNLWCEYHETNGQRTGECRHIWEEVATLLKNGNRREFLSDRAKNNYGRNRDNTESSEAVKETLRHMINMIFWGNEINVVTFSAAKKTKVTITYNKKLQEDDITFTKEDADGLLLPHNDALVISLNVLAFNTKRVLVYLGSSANIIQ